A DNA window from Bradyrhizobium sp. CCBAU 53421 contains the following coding sequences:
- a CDS encoding aminoglycoside phosphotransferase family protein yields MVSGGPATGGVPFCSPPVFLVSWRSMGMQKSLGEKIGDGLFADVYAWAPGQVVKLSKPGIPQWVVQHEAQMTRAVFAAGGPAPEVLGEVALDGRFGIVLPRFDGPTLMQATRTGAVTREQAGAILAALCLAVHQTRPPPDALSLREAMDARLRFGGSVLPERITTGVLALIEHLAADDVLCHSDLHPGNVIMTAEGPRLIDWLGATRAPAAYEIAQCHVLLAELGPDYADDPVRATVNSALQAEYARLAGVTPAALTAAMQPYLPIVRVFLLLGGALPDMRERLIQRVEAALRSED; encoded by the coding sequence CGGGAGGGGTTCCTTTTTGCTCGCCGCCGGTGTTTCTTGTATCGTGGCGGAGCATGGGCATGCAGAAATCGCTGGGAGAGAAGATCGGCGATGGGCTTTTCGCTGATGTCTACGCCTGGGCGCCCGGTCAGGTCGTCAAGCTGTCCAAGCCAGGTATCCCGCAATGGGTCGTCCAGCACGAGGCGCAAATGACCCGCGCGGTCTTCGCCGCCGGCGGCCCAGCGCCGGAGGTGCTCGGCGAAGTCGCCCTGGACGGGCGCTTCGGCATCGTGCTGCCGCGGTTCGATGGGCCGACCCTGATGCAGGCTACGCGCACCGGCGCCGTCACGCGTGAACAAGCTGGCGCAATCCTTGCGGCGCTCTGCCTCGCCGTTCACCAGACGCGGCCACCGCCGGACGCACTCTCGTTGCGCGAGGCAATGGACGCCCGATTGCGGTTCGGCGGCAGCGTGCTTCCGGAGCGCATCACCACCGGCGTCCTCGCGCTGATCGAGCACCTCGCAGCCGATGACGTGCTGTGCCATTCCGATCTTCACCCCGGCAACGTGATCATGACGGCGGAGGGTCCGAGACTGATCGACTGGCTCGGCGCGACCCGCGCGCCCGCCGCCTACGAGATTGCGCAGTGCCATGTCTTGCTCGCCGAGCTTGGCCCGGACTACGCCGACGATCCGGTGCGGGCCACGGTCAATTCGGCTCTGCAGGCGGAGTATGCGCGGCTGGCCGGCGTGACCCCTGCGGCGCTGACCGCGGCGATGCAGCCCTATTTGCCGATCGTCCGCGTCTTCCTTCTGCTCGGCGGGGCCTTGCCTGACATGCGGGAGCGACTGATCCAGCGCGTCGAGGCGGCCCTGCGCTCGGAAGACTGA
- a CDS encoding substrate-binding protein translates to MASRSITCITLALLCCAALQPSRAAETNAPIRIGAVLPFSGGVELYGQQAKLGLDLAAGDINAAGGILGRPVEIIYADDKTRPESAAEAMRSLVEKDGVLAVVGPITSRNLNALVPLAESTKTPLLYATNYEGGKCSRYLFSFGAVPNQELGQLLPYMTQTFGNTYFLLGADRVWPHQMFGIAQPLIAKLGGTVVRTKYTLGTESDFSPLIKEIAASKAKVLLFALKGDGMDFIRQADEAGLLKDITVAFLGLSEVDLGIFRGKGQNMVTVVPAVAASEDPTVKAFVAKARGAANPGVAVSNYVMTHYNSLIALKVAAEKAGKLDKEAIIDAMAGLTIATPTGPVTLGQDHHAAMNMFIAKTQGTELVQVRALGAIAPQPGCSLAGR, encoded by the coding sequence GTGGCATCACGCTCGATCACCTGCATCACGCTCGCGCTGCTCTGCTGCGCAGCACTTCAGCCGTCACGCGCAGCGGAAACCAACGCACCGATCCGGATCGGCGCGGTGCTGCCGTTTTCCGGCGGCGTCGAGCTCTACGGCCAGCAGGCAAAGCTCGGCCTCGATCTTGCCGCTGGGGACATCAACGCCGCGGGCGGCATTCTCGGCCGGCCGGTCGAGATCATCTATGCCGATGACAAGACGCGGCCGGAGTCGGCCGCCGAGGCCATGCGTTCGCTGGTCGAGAAGGACGGTGTGTTGGCGGTGGTCGGTCCGATCACCTCACGCAATCTGAATGCGCTGGTGCCGCTCGCCGAGAGCACGAAGACGCCGCTGCTCTACGCCACCAATTACGAGGGCGGCAAATGCAGCCGCTATCTGTTCTCGTTCGGCGCAGTGCCGAACCAGGAGCTCGGCCAGTTGCTGCCTTACATGACGCAGACCTTCGGCAACACGTATTTCCTGCTCGGCGCCGACCGGGTCTGGCCGCATCAGATGTTCGGTATCGCGCAGCCCTTGATCGCGAAGCTCGGCGGCACGGTGGTGAGGACGAAGTACACGCTGGGAACCGAGTCCGACTTCTCGCCGCTGATCAAGGAGATCGCGGCGAGCAAGGCCAAGGTGTTGCTGTTCGCGCTGAAGGGCGACGGCATGGACTTCATCCGGCAGGCCGACGAGGCCGGGTTGCTGAAGGATATCACCGTCGCTTTCCTCGGATTGTCGGAGGTCGATCTCGGCATCTTCCGCGGCAAGGGCCAGAACATGGTCACGGTGGTGCCGGCGGTCGCGGCGAGCGAGGATCCAACGGTCAAGGCGTTCGTTGCGAAGGCCCGCGGCGCCGCGAACCCGGGTGTCGCGGTCTCGAACTATGTGATGACACATTACAACTCCCTGATCGCGCTCAAGGTAGCGGCCGAGAAGGCCGGCAAGCTCGACAAGGAGGCCATCATCGATGCCATGGCGGGGCTCACGATTGCGACGCCGACCGGCCCGGTGACGCTCGGCCAGGATCATCACGCGGCGATGAACATGTTCATCGCCAAGACGCAAGGGACGGAACTAGTGCAGGTCCGTGCGCTCGGCGCGATCGCGCCGCAGCCCGGATGCAGTCTGGCTGGTCGCTGA
- a CDS encoding RtcB family protein produces MRRPDPYQERARELCLAAGIDPDSRVGEGRGQPAWCLYRDAARKEKLAREADAASSEIAMLRPQEERFKNAPLKVFGEHDAATIKQMRNCMAVGNVVSGVICADGHLGYAQPVGGVIAYEKQISISGVGFDIGCGNMAARLDVRFDDIRETVPTIIRDVAKVISFGIGRKNVERVDHALFDDGDAWRESDMEAYRQKAVSQLGTVGSGNHYVDLMRDEAGFVWIGVHFGSRGLGHTSATRYLKAAGGKDGMNVPPAIVDEDSELGRRYIAAMQLAGRYSYAGREWVVDRVRRIIGGKVTDSVHNHHNYAWRETHDGKDLWVVRKGATPAFPGQRGFVGGSMGDDAVILEGVDSPEAKASLYSTVHGAGRLFGRNEAKRRFTREEMDRWLNERGVTLVGADLDESPMAYRRLPDVLARHAGTVKVLHTLRPFAVAMAGEGEFDPFKD; encoded by the coding sequence ATGCGACGACCTGATCCCTACCAGGAGCGCGCCCGCGAACTCTGCCTCGCCGCGGGCATCGATCCGGATTCCCGCGTCGGCGAAGGCCGCGGCCAGCCGGCCTGGTGCCTGTATCGCGATGCCGCCCGCAAGGAGAAGCTTGCGCGCGAGGCCGATGCGGCCTCGTCGGAGATTGCGATGCTGCGCCCGCAGGAGGAGCGCTTCAAGAACGCGCCGCTGAAGGTGTTCGGCGAGCACGACGCCGCAACCATCAAGCAGATGCGCAACTGCATGGCGGTCGGCAACGTCGTGTCCGGCGTGATCTGCGCGGATGGCCATCTCGGCTACGCGCAGCCCGTCGGCGGCGTGATCGCCTACGAGAAGCAGATCAGCATCTCCGGGGTCGGCTTCGACATCGGTTGCGGCAACATGGCCGCGCGGCTCGACGTGCGCTTCGACGACATCCGCGAAACCGTCCCGACCATCATTCGCGACGTTGCCAAGGTGATCTCGTTTGGCATCGGCCGGAAGAACGTCGAGAGGGTCGATCACGCGCTGTTCGACGACGGCGATGCGTGGCGCGAGAGCGACATGGAGGCATACCGGCAGAAGGCCGTCAGCCAGCTCGGCACGGTCGGCTCCGGCAACCACTATGTCGACCTGATGCGCGACGAAGCCGGCTTCGTCTGGATCGGCGTTCACTTCGGAAGCCGCGGGCTCGGGCACACCAGCGCGACCCGCTATCTCAAGGCCGCCGGCGGCAAGGACGGGATGAACGTCCCGCCCGCCATCGTCGACGAGGATTCCGAACTCGGGCGCCGCTACATCGCCGCGATGCAGCTCGCCGGGCGCTATTCCTATGCGGGCCGCGAGTGGGTCGTGGACCGTGTCCGCCGCATCATCGGCGGCAAGGTCACCGATTCCGTGCACAACCACCACAACTACGCCTGGCGGGAAACGCACGACGGCAAGGATTTGTGGGTGGTGCGCAAGGGCGCGACGCCGGCTTTCCCCGGACAGCGGGGCTTCGTCGGCGGGTCGATGGGCGACGATGCCGTCATTCTCGAGGGCGTCGACAGTCCGGAGGCCAAGGCCTCGCTCTACTCGACGGTGCACGGAGCCGGCCGGCTGTTCGGCCGCAACGAAGCGAAGCGGCGCTTCACCCGCGAGGAGATGGATCGCTGGCTCAACGAGCGCGGCGTCACGCTTGTTGGCGCCGATCTCGACGAGAGCCCGATGGCCTATCGGCGACTGCCGGACGTGCTCGCCCGGCATGCCGGAACGGTGAAGGTGCTGCACACGCTGCGACCGTTTGCCGTGGCCATGGCCGGCGAAGGCGAGTTCGATCCGTTCAAGGACTAA
- a CDS encoding AAA family ATPase produces the protein MNCRFVLISGCSGGGKSTLLAELRARGYPVVEEPGRRIIADELASGGTALPWVDTAAFLRRAIDVALNDMAIAKFHSGWVFFDRGLVDAASALQALTGEPALRRICSDHRYHARVFMTAPWPEIYVTDAERRHGFEAATAEYQRLMQALPTLGYDVINLPKISPSARADFVLAMLGGVELQAI, from the coding sequence TTGAACTGCCGCTTCGTCCTGATCTCCGGCTGCTCCGGCGGCGGAAAATCGACCTTGCTGGCCGAATTGCGCGCGCGTGGCTATCCGGTCGTCGAAGAGCCCGGCCGCCGCATCATCGCCGACGAGCTCGCATCCGGCGGCACGGCGCTGCCTTGGGTCGATACGGCGGCCTTCCTGCGGCGCGCCATTGACGTCGCACTGAACGATATGGCGATCGCCAAGTTCCATTCCGGATGGGTGTTCTTCGATCGCGGCCTCGTCGATGCCGCGTCGGCGCTGCAAGCCTTGACGGGCGAGCCGGCGCTGCGCCGGATCTGCTCCGACCATCGCTACCACGCGCGCGTGTTCATGACGGCGCCATGGCCCGAGATCTACGTCACCGATGCCGAGCGGCGGCACGGCTTCGAGGCAGCGACGGCGGAGTATCAGCGGCTGATGCAGGCGCTTCCGACGCTTGGTTACGATGTCATCAACCTGCCGAAGATATCGCCGTCGGCGCGCGCCGATTTCGTGCTGGCGATGCTCGGCGGCGTCGAACTGCAAGCGATATGA
- the bamA gene encoding outer membrane protein assembly factor BamA translates to MKMWRSFVAALVLTGLLISATSVTGLVAWLLLPPAAAQSVDAIAIEGNRRVEAETIRSYFRPGPGGHLDQAAIDDALKELVATGLFQDVKINHAGGRIVVAVVENPVIDRVAFEGNKKVKDEQLSAEVQSKPRGTLSRPVVQSDALRIAEIYRHSGRYDVRVTPEIIERSNNRVDLVFTIDEGTKTGIKTIEFMGNNAFTAARLKDVIKTHETNFLSFLGSANIYDPDRVEADRDLIRRFYLKHGYADVQVVAALAEYDRENKGFQVTFKIDEGQQYRVATVSFRSTVAGFDPNILRSLSRVSEGSLYNVEAIEKSVEDMQIEASRRGYAFAVVRPDGDRNFEAHTVGIVFRVEEGPRTYIERIDIRGNGRTRDYVIRREFDLSEGDAYNRALVDRAERRLKNLDYFKRVKITTEPGSSSDRVVLIVDLEEKSTGDFSVSGGYSTTDGALAEVSVSERNLLGRGLFAKATVSYGQYSRGLSLSFVEPYLLDYRVALGLDAYYKEQLPTSYTTYGVKTIGFAPRLGLALREDLTLQLRYSLYQQEISLDSAYNNCNNNPSNPSLAFNPTPAYIQSVLGGVDPTNSVSSGLYGYGCYGDGESTLPVRKELAAGATWTSALGYTLTYNTLDNNKNPTDGLLIDFKQDFAGVGGDVTYLKSAVDAKYYTPLVSDLIGLIRLQGGLLTKIGDNDLRMLDHFQMGPNLVRGFATNGIGPRDITYASFGAVGDALGGTKYWGASMELQMPFWFLPSEVGLKGAVYADAGSLWGYQGPTSWAATGEVNTAACKCGLQYDDENVVRTSVGVGLIWASPFGPLRFDYAVPITKGKYDIVQEFRFGGGTSF, encoded by the coding sequence ATGAAGATGTGGCGGAGCTTTGTCGCGGCGCTTGTGCTGACGGGACTTTTGATCTCGGCGACGTCGGTGACCGGGCTGGTGGCTTGGCTGTTGTTGCCGCCGGCGGCGGCCCAATCGGTCGATGCTATCGCGATCGAAGGCAACCGGCGGGTCGAGGCGGAGACCATCCGCTCGTATTTCAGGCCGGGGCCGGGCGGCCATCTCGATCAGGCCGCGATCGATGACGCCCTCAAGGAGCTGGTCGCGACCGGGTTGTTCCAGGACGTCAAGATCAATCACGCGGGCGGGCGGATCGTCGTCGCGGTCGTCGAGAATCCGGTGATCGACCGCGTCGCGTTCGAGGGCAACAAGAAGGTCAAGGACGAGCAGCTCTCCGCCGAGGTGCAGTCCAAGCCGCGCGGCACGCTGTCACGGCCGGTGGTGCAGTCGGATGCGCTGCGGATCGCCGAGATCTACCGCCACTCCGGCCGCTACGACGTGCGCGTCACGCCGGAGATCATCGAACGCTCGAACAACCGCGTCGACCTCGTCTTCACCATCGACGAGGGCACCAAGACCGGCATCAAGACCATCGAGTTCATGGGCAACAACGCCTTCACGGCGGCGCGCCTGAAGGACGTGATCAAGACCCACGAGACGAACTTCCTGAGCTTTCTCGGCAGCGCCAACATCTACGACCCCGATCGCGTCGAGGCCGACCGCGACCTGATCCGCCGCTTCTACCTGAAGCATGGCTATGCGGACGTGCAGGTGGTGGCCGCGCTCGCCGAGTATGACCGCGAGAACAAGGGCTTTCAGGTCACGTTCAAGATCGACGAGGGACAGCAGTACCGCGTTGCGACGGTCAGCTTCCGCTCGACCGTCGCGGGCTTCGACCCGAATATCCTGCGCTCGCTTTCGCGGGTCAGCGAAGGCTCGCTCTACAATGTCGAGGCGATCGAGAAGTCGGTCGAGGACATGCAGATCGAAGCGTCGCGCCGCGGTTACGCCTTCGCCGTGGTCCGCCCGGACGGCGACCGCAATTTCGAGGCCCACACCGTCGGGATCGTGTTCCGCGTGGAGGAGGGGCCGCGCACCTATATCGAGCGGATCGACATTCGCGGCAACGGCCGCACCCGCGACTACGTGATCCGGCGTGAGTTCGATCTGTCCGAGGGCGATGCGTATAACCGAGCGCTGGTCGATCGGGCCGAGCGGCGGCTGAAGAATCTGGACTACTTCAAGAGGGTCAAGATCACCACCGAGCCCGGGTCATCGAGCGATCGCGTGGTCCTGATCGTCGATCTGGAGGAAAAGTCGACCGGCGATTTCTCCGTGTCGGGCGGTTACTCCACGACCGACGGCGCGCTTGCCGAGGTCAGCGTCTCCGAACGCAACCTGCTCGGCCGTGGCCTGTTCGCCAAGGCGACGGTCAGCTACGGCCAGTATTCGCGCGGCCTGTCGCTCTCCTTCGTCGAGCCGTACCTGCTCGACTACCGCGTCGCGCTCGGGCTCGATGCGTATTACAAGGAGCAACTGCCGACCTCCTACACGACCTATGGCGTGAAGACGATCGGCTTCGCGCCGCGGCTGGGTCTCGCCTTGCGCGAGGACCTGACCCTGCAGCTGAGATACTCGCTCTATCAGCAGGAAATCTCGCTCGATAGCGCCTATAACAACTGCAACAACAATCCGTCCAACCCGTCGCTCGCGTTCAATCCGACACCCGCCTACATCCAGAGTGTGCTCGGCGGCGTCGACCCGACCAACTCGGTCTCATCAGGGCTTTATGGATATGGTTGCTACGGCGACGGCGAATCCACTCTGCCCGTGCGCAAGGAGCTGGCTGCGGGCGCAACCTGGACCTCGGCGCTCGGCTATACGCTGACCTACAACACGCTCGACAACAACAAGAACCCGACCGACGGCTTGCTGATCGACTTCAAGCAGGATTTTGCCGGCGTCGGCGGCGACGTGACGTATCTGAAGAGCGCGGTCGACGCGAAATATTACACGCCGCTGGTGTCCGATCTGATCGGGCTGATCCGCCTGCAGGGCGGCCTGCTCACCAAGATCGGCGACAACGATCTGCGCATGCTGGATCATTTCCAGATGGGGCCGAACCTGGTGCGCGGCTTTGCCACCAACGGCATCGGGCCGCGCGACATCACCTATGCGAGCTTCGGGGCGGTCGGCGATGCGCTCGGCGGCACCAAATATTGGGGTGCGTCGATGGAGCTGCAGATGCCGTTCTGGTTCCTGCCCTCCGAGGTTGGGCTGAAGGGGGCCGTCTATGCGGATGCCGGCTCGCTCTGGGGTTATCAAGGCCCGACGTCATGGGCCGCGACCGGCGAGGTGAATACGGCTGCCTGCAAATGCGGCCTCCAATACGACGATGAGAATGTGGTGCGAACCTCGGTCGGCGTCGGCCTGATCTGGGCATCGCCGTTCGGCCCGCTGCGCTTCGACTACGCGGTGCCGATCACCAAGGGCAAGTACGACATCGTGCAGGAGTTCAGGTTCGGCGGCGGGACGTCGTTCTAG
- a CDS encoding response regulator codes for MLAHTPKILVVEDDLPTRDLIARYLRDQSCLVATASNGKEMDRYLAGHSLDLVVLDLMLPGEDGLTLCRRLRGDSTIPIIMLTAKGEDLDRILGLEMGADDYLAKPFNPRELLARINAVLRRQAQAGLAGRSGQSAARLRFQDWTIDLRLRELRDPDGAQVPLTSAEFDLLQAFCERPGRILTRDGLLTMTRSRPASPFGRSIDVLVSRLRRKLDGSEGPSVIRTVRTGGYIFTPHVEDA; via the coding sequence ATGCTCGCACATACTCCAAAAATCCTGGTCGTCGAGGACGATCTGCCGACCAGGGATTTGATTGCCCGTTACCTCCGCGACCAATCGTGCCTGGTAGCGACCGCCTCGAACGGCAAGGAAATGGATCGTTACCTTGCCGGGCACTCGCTCGATCTCGTCGTGCTCGACCTGATGCTGCCGGGAGAGGATGGATTGACGCTGTGTCGGCGCCTTCGCGGCGACTCGACGATTCCGATCATCATGCTGACTGCCAAGGGCGAGGACCTCGACCGGATCCTCGGGCTCGAGATGGGGGCGGATGACTATCTCGCCAAACCCTTCAATCCGCGCGAGCTGCTGGCGCGGATCAACGCGGTGCTGCGCCGCCAGGCCCAGGCAGGGCTTGCCGGACGCTCCGGCCAGAGCGCCGCTCGCCTGCGCTTCCAGGATTGGACCATCGATCTTCGCCTGCGCGAGCTGCGCGATCCCGACGGCGCCCAGGTCCCGCTGACCAGCGCGGAGTTCGACCTGCTGCAGGCCTTCTGCGAGCGGCCCGGCCGGATCCTGACGCGGGATGGCCTCCTGACCATGACGCGCAGCCGGCCGGCCAGTCCGTTCGGGCGAAGCATCGACGTTCTTGTCAGCCGGCTTCGCCGCAAGCTCGATGGCAGCGAAGGACCGTCGGTGATCAGGACGGTGCGCACCGGCGGCTACATCTTCACGCCGCATGTGGAGGACGCATGA